A stretch of DNA from Rathayibacter sp. VKM Ac-2762:
GTCAGTGCAGGCACGGTCACCGCGACTTCGGCGCGCACTCCCGCAGGCATCGACGTGCCGTCTCCCTCGGCCGATGTCTCCCCGTCGACCAGCAGCGCAGCGGCGATGTCCGCGCGGAGCTGGCCCAGCGTCCGCTCCTCGTCCGGCAGATCCGCGAGGGAGCGGGCGGCCCGGTCGATCCTGTCCATCGCGCCGAGCACATCGGGAGCTGCGGTGTAGAGGTGCAGGATCGCCATCCCGTCGTCGAGGCCCTCCACCCAGAGCGCGCGACGACGGGCGCAGTCCCGATGACGTTCGCTGAGCGTCTGCGGGTGCAGCCGTTCCCGGAGCGACCGGAGGGCGCGTCGCAGCTGGGGCGGCGTGCAGGCTACCGCGATCGTGGCGGCCTCCTCGTCGAAGCGCCCACGGACCTCGGCGGGGACGTCGAGCGCTCCTCGCACCACGAGTCGCGCGTGCTCGGGGGAGAGCGCTCCGTCCGCGAGTGCGCGCAACGTCGCCGGGAGGTCGTTCACCAGCAGGCGTGCCTCGTCGACCAGTGCAGAGGCGTGCGCCTCCGAGACCCGGAGTCCCGTCGCGAGCTCCGCGATCAGCGCCCGGTGCGCCGCCTCCGCCCGATCCACCTGCACCTGGACGTGCTCGCCGACGAGAGCCGCCGGTGCCGCCATCGCGAGGCGGCGTGCCTCCTCGATCGCCCGGTACCGGGATGCCTCGACGGCGGACCGCTCAGCGTGCCGTGAGCCGGCGAGCGCGAGCGCCTCCGTGAGCGCGTCGTCTACTGTCGCCGATTCCTTCATGCCCTGATCTCACCGGACGAAGTCTCGCCGTGGGCCTCGGGAGCGCCGTTTCATCGGACAGCATCGCGAAGAACCGTCTGTGGAGGAGCGTCGCCCCCCTCACACCTTCCGCGGCACCGTGAACACGGTCTCCACTCCCGCCGAGTACAGCACCGAGTCCGGCGCGCGCGTCGCCAGCCCGGGGAAGCCCGCGGCGTCGAGCAGCCCGTCGTCGAGCGCCAGCAGCTCCGCGCGGCGCAGCGGCCACGGCCGGTGCAGGTTGCGGCCGTACCAGGTGGAGCCCAGGTGGCGCTCGTGGTAGGCCCAGCGTGCGGTGAGGAACGAGGCGAGCGGGTCCTCGCCGACCGGGTCGCCCGGGCGGACGACGATCCGGGAGCGGGCGGCCGAGTCCGAGTGCCGGATCGTGTCGTAGATCACCGCGCCGTGGCGGTGCTCGATGCTCATCCGGGCCCAGCGGTAGGGGAGCCCGAACACCGCCTGCGCGGTGAGCACGGGAAGGAGGTGGGAGGCGTCGAGCGAGACGAACACGACTCCGCGTCGTCCCTGCTCGTCGACGGAGTAGAGCCGGACGTTCACCTCGGGGAAGGTGCCGAGCCAGGGCACCCGCGGGCCGCCGAGGAAGGCCGTCCGCGAGAGCCGGAACGGGATCAGGCCCACCCAGGAGGAGCCGTCGTGCTCGTCGGGCCTCGTCCCGGCCGGGAGGTGGGGCGCCACCAGGGCGGGGTCGACCCGCCAGTGCAGGAACGTCGCCTCGGTCCAGCGCTGCTTCAGGATGCGCGGTCCGCCGAGCGCGGGCGCGGAACGGGTGACGGGTTCGACGGATCTCACGCGCCCATCGTGCTCCGGTGTGCTGCGAGCTCGCCCGTGCAGGCGCGCTCAACGGCGTGCGACGAGTGCCTTCAGTGTCTCCAGCACCAGGGCCACCGGTGCGGAGGAGGCGGCGGAGTTGCGCACGACGGCCTCGAGGGAGCGGACGGGCCGGGGACGGACGACGGGCACGGCGCGGACGCCGTCCGGCAGGCGGTGGGCCGCGAGCTCCGGCAGGACGGTCACGCCCATGCCCGCGGCGACGAACGCGGCGGCGGTGATGTGGTCGTTCGCCTGGACGTGGAAGGGCGGCGCG
This window harbors:
- a CDS encoding HNH endonuclease signature motif containing protein, which encodes MKESATVDDALTEALALAGSRHAERSAVEASRYRAIEEARRLAMAAPAALVGEHVQVQVDRAEAAHRALIAELATGLRVSEAHASALVDEARLLVNDLPATLRALADGALSPEHARLVVRGALDVPAEVRGRFDEEAATIAVACTPPQLRRALRSLRERLHPQTLSERHRDCARRRALWVEGLDDGMAILHLYTAAPDVLGAMDRIDRAARSLADLPDEERTLGQLRADIAAALLVDGETSAEGDGTSMPAGVRAEVAVTVPALTLLGRSDQPAVLDGYGPVDPETARRLAAGAPSFTRLLTHPESGAVLSVGRDSYRVPADLRRHLQHRDGTCRFPGCTRSTRHADVDHTNDWQHGGTTSADNLAHVCRHHHRLRHSTGWTHRQEPDGTLRWTSPTGRQHVTRPGEPGNGTEGGHDPTGTGGP
- a CDS encoding DUF2071 domain-containing protein; translation: MRSVEPVTRSAPALGGPRILKQRWTEATFLHWRVDPALVAPHLPAGTRPDEHDGSSWVGLIPFRLSRTAFLGGPRVPWLGTFPEVNVRLYSVDEQGRRGVVFVSLDASHLLPVLTAQAVFGLPYRWARMSIEHRHGAVIYDTIRHSDSAARSRIVVRPGDPVGEDPLASFLTARWAYHERHLGSTWYGRNLHRPWPLRRAELLALDDGLLDAAGFPGLATRAPDSVLYSAGVETVFTVPRKV